The Planktothrix agardhii NIES-204 genomic interval CTATCCCCCCCAGGGAGTGAATCTCCAAGGGCCAAACACTATATTCCTAGGAGGGTAGCCTGTAACGGTTTTTTTGATTGCATCATACAAAACAAAATCTTCATGTTCCCTTAACAGTTGATGTCGGTTGACAGTTTCTATCCCAGAAGTCTATGATCTAGTGTTTGGCAATCTGCTAATTTTGTTTCAACTGCATTTATGACTTATTGTTTAGGAATTATTACGGATACGGGCTTCGTGATGGCTTCGGACTCTCGCACAAATGCCGGGGTTGATCATATTTCTACCTATCGTAAATTATTTGATTTTTCCAAACCTGGCGATCGGGTTATTTTATTATGTACCGCCGGAAATCTTTCCGTTACCCAAGGCATTGTGAGCGAATTAGATCGGGATATTAAAAGTCAGGAAGATGTTAATTTACATAGTCTTCCCTCCATGTATGAAGTGGCTCGATATATTGGTACAAAACTCAGAAAAGTTCAAGAAATTGATGAGCATTGGCTGAAAAAAGACGGGATTGAACCCAAATGCTCTATGTTATTAAGTGGTCAAATTAAAGAACAAGAACCTTGCTTATTTTTGATTTACAGCCAAGGTAATTTTATTCATGCCACCAAAGAAACCCCTTTTTTACAAATCGGAGAAACCAAATATGGCAAACCGATTTTAGATCGTACCCTCAGTTTCCGTACCCATTTAGAAGCGGCGGCTAAATGTGCCTTACTTTCGATTGATTCTACAATGAAATCTAATATTTCTGTGGGGCCACCGATTAATTTAGTTTTGTATGAAAAAGATAGTTTAGAAATCAAAAATTTTCTGAAACTGCGCTTAGGTGATCCCTATTTAGCCAAAATTCGTAAAGTTTGGGAAGAATGTCTTAAACAAGGATTTAATGAGATTCCTGATATTGATTGGCAACACCGAGGGAGTGATTTTTCGGAAGATGTTTTAATTGATTAGATTATCGTATTCTTTGAATTATAGCCCTATTATTCTATCGGAGTTAACATGAAAATTGGAGTTATTGGAACTGGGTTAATGGGATTACCCATCGCCCTCAAAATTCTGGAAATGGGATTTAAAGTTATTGTTTATAACCGCACAACATCCAAAGTAGAACCGTTAAGAGAAGCCGGAGCAACAGTAGCGGGAACTCCCCAAGGTTTAATCACTGCTAGTGATTGTATTCTGTTAATGTTAACTAATCAAGAGGCGATTGAGTCGGTTTTATTCCGTTCAGAATTTCAATCTATTTTATCAGGAAAAACAATTATTTCTATGGGAACAATTTCCCCAACGGAGAGTAAAAATATCCAAAAAGAAATTATTAAAGCTGGGGGAAATTATTTAGAAGCACCGGTTTTAGGGAGTATTCCTGAAGCAAAATCGGGGAAATTACAAATTATGGTCGGTTCCACGGAAGCCCAATTTAAACAGTGGTTTCATGTCTTACAACCCCTAGGGGAACCCAAATATATTGGGGAAGTTGGTAGTGCATCGGCGTTAAAATTAGCCTTAAATCAGTTAATTGCTTCCCTGACAACCGCCTTCGCCCTGAGTTTAAATTTTGTTCAAGGTCAAGGAGTTGATATCGAACTCTTTATGGAGATTTTACGCAAGAGTGCGTTATATGCTCCTACCTTTGATAAAAAATTACAACGGATGTTAGAAGAAAATTATCAAAATCCCAATTTTCCTACTAAACATTTATTAAAAGACACGAATTTGTTTTTACAAGAAGCGAAATCAATGGGGTTAAATGTGAGTTCTTTAGAAGGGGTTCGAGCAATATTAGAAGCTACACAAAAACTCGGAAAACTAGATGACGATTATTCCGCCTTATTTACCACCCTTAAACCCTGATAAACCCGTGGGATGGGCTATGTAACTATAAGTAAGTTTAGATGATTTTTGAACTACTTAGATCAACTTTCTAACCCAAGTTCTAA includes:
- a CDS encoding 6-phosphogluconate dehydrogenase, NAD-binding; the encoded protein is MKIGVIGTGLMGLPIALKILEMGFKVIVYNRTTSKVEPLREAGATVAGTPQGLITASDCILLMLTNQEAIESVLFRSEFQSILSGKTIISMGTISPTESKNIQKEIIKAGGNYLEAPVLGSIPEAKSGKLQIMVGSTEAQFKQWFHVLQPLGEPKYIGEVGSASALKLALNQLIASLTTAFALSLNFVQGQGVDIELFMEILRKSALYAPTFDKKLQRMLEENYQNPNFPTKHLLKDTNLFLQEAKSMGLNVSSLEGVRAILEATQKLGKLDDDYSALFTTLKP